The following coding sequences lie in one Arachis ipaensis cultivar K30076 chromosome B05, Araip1.1, whole genome shotgun sequence genomic window:
- the LOC107643559 gene encoding F-box/kelch-repeat protein At1g26930: MFEGRSCVVSRLFPSSCQAENNWSYMKYLPELDIKNNGKRPAENNASEDENRPRKYTRMLDSKQKSLEDNENSVVPQEDQETIETLSICQDGEEAGDWTDDQSLAEQEQHDDDDDDSLEFGEHQSDQQQQGEHEDFLDSSIHQSDKEQQEDELVAEDSLDSGVRQSNEEQQRGELRDLLDSGVQLELAVNLLESCGQQSDDHQQNHAGGSSDSGSLLPRMNRDSSITCLSRCSRSDYGSLASLNRGFRNVIRSGELYKWRRLNGIMEHWIYFSYALLEWEAYDPIRQRWMHLPRMASNECFMCSDKESLAVGTDLLVFGRELQSLVIYRYSLLTNSWSSGMRMNAPRCLFGSASLGEVAILAGGCDSDGRILDSAELYNSETQTWELLPSMKKPRKMCSGVFMDGKFYVIGGIGGSESKLLTCGEEYDLQTRTWTEIPSMSPGRSNRGSEMPAMAEAPPLVAVVNNELYAADYADMEVKKYDKERKLWIVIGRLPERAVSMNGWGLAFRACGNRLMVIGGPRTHGEGFIELNSWVPGEGPPQWNLLARKRSGNFVYNCAVMGC, translated from the coding sequence atgTTCGAAGGTCGTTCCTGTGTGGTTTCGAGATTGTTTCCTAGCTCTTGCCAGGCAGAGAACAACTGGTCTTACATGAAATACCTGCCTGAGTTGGACATCAAGAATAATGGCAAGCGCCCTGCGGAAAATAATGCATCCGAGGATGAGAATCGTCCCAGGAAGTATACTAGGATGTTGGACTCCAAACAGAAATCCCTTGAGGATAATGAGAATTCTGTAGTTCCCCAAGAGGATCAGGAAACCATTGAGACATTGAGTATCTGCCAAGATGGCGAAGAAGCTGGTGATTGGACTGATGACCAGTCATTGGCTGAACAAGAAcagcatgatgatgatgatgatgattcacTGGAATTTGGTGAGCATCAATCTGATCAACAGCAGCAGGGTGAACATGAGGATTTCTTGGATTCAAGTATTCATCAATCAGACAAAGAACAGCAAGAGGATGAACTTGTGGCGGAGGATTCATTAGATTCTGGTGTTCGGCAATCGAATGAAGAACAGCAGCGGGGTGAACTCAGGGATTTATTAGATTCCGGTGTTCAGCTTGAGCTTGCTGTGAATTTATTGGAATCATGTGGTCAGCAATCTGATGACCACCAGCAGAACCATGCTGGGGGTTCATCAGATTCTGGCTCTCTCTTGCCACGCATGAACCGGGACAGCTCAATCACCTGTCTCAGCCGTTGCTCAAGGTCAGATTATGGCTCTCTTGCCTCTCTGAATAGGGGCTTCCGCAATGTAATCCGAAGCGGTGAGCTTTATAAATGGAGGAGACTAAATGGTATCATGGAACATTGGATTTATTTCTCCTATGCTCTCCTTGAATGGGAGGCCTATGATCCGATCCGTCAGCGATGGATGCATTTGCCAAGGATGGCCTCTAATGAGTGCTTCATGTGTTCGGATAAGGAATCTTTAGCCGTAGGTACCGATCTTCTTGTATTTGGGAGGGAGCTGCAATCCCTTGTTATATACAGATATAGTCTTTTGACAAACTCGTGGTCCTCCGGAATGAGGATGAATGCTCCGAGATGCTTGTTTGGCTCTGCTAGCCTTGGAGAGGTTGCAATCTTAGCTGGTGGGTGTGATTCTGATGGGCGTATCCTTGACTCTGCAGAGCTATACAATTCTGAGACTCAAACATGGGAATTACTCCCAAGCATGAAGAAACCCCGGAAGATGTGTTCCGGGGTATTCATGGATGGGAAGTTTTATGTTATAGGTGGAATTGGAGGAAGCGAGTCGAAGCTTCTTACATGTGGTGAGGAGTATGATTTACAGACTAGGACTTGGACCGAGATTCCTAGCATGTCCCCTGGACGTAGCAACAGGGGGTCGGAGATGCCTGCAATGGCCGAGGCACCTCCGTTGGTTGCGGTTGTAAATAATGAATTGTATGCTGCTGATTATGCTGACATGGAGGTTAAGAAATACGATAAGGAAAGAAAATTGTGGATTGTGATTGGGAGACTGCCGGAGCGGGCAGTATCAATGAATGGTTGGGGTCTTGCATTCAGGGCCTGCGGAAATAGGCTTATGGTTATTGGTGGACCTAGAACTCACGGCGAGGGCTTCATCGAACTCAATTCATGGGTGCCGGGTGAAGGTCCTCCGCAGTGGAATCTACTCGCTAGAAAACGGTCCGGTAACTTTGTCTATAACTGCGCCGTGATGGGATGCTGA